The following coding sequences lie in one Pan paniscus chromosome X, NHGRI_mPanPan1-v2.0_pri, whole genome shotgun sequence genomic window:
- the TCEAL5 gene encoding transcription elongation factor A protein-like 5 has product MEKLYKENEGKPENERNLESEGKPEDEGSTEDEGKSDEEEKPDMEGKTECEGKREDEGEPGDEGQLEDEGSQEKQGKSEGEGKPQSEGKPASQAKPESQPRAAEKRPAEDYVPRKAKRKTDRGTDDSPKDSQEDLQERHLSSEEMMRECGDVSRAQEELRKKQKMGGFHWMQRDVQDPFAPRGQRGVRGVRGGGRGQKDLEDVPYV; this is encoded by the coding sequence ATGGAAAAGCTctacaaagaaaatgaaggaaagccAGAGAATGAAAGAAACCTAGAAAGTGAGGGAAAGCCAGAGGATGAGGGAAGTacagaagatgaaggaaagtcAGACGAGGAAGAAAAGCCGGACATGGAGGGGAAGACAGAATGCGAGGGAAAGCGAGAGGATGAGGGAGAGCCAGGTGATGAGGGACAACTGGAAGATGAGGGAAGCCAGGAAAAGCAGGGCAAGTCCGAAGGTGAGGGCAAGCCACAAAGTGAGGGCAAGCCAGCCTCCCAGGCAAAGCCAGAGAGCCAGCCGCGGGCCGCCGAAAAGCGCCCGGCTGAAGATTATGTGCCccggaaagcaaaaagaaaaacggACAGGGGGACGGACGATTCCCCCAAGGACTCTCAGGAGGACTTACAAGAAAGGCATCTGAGCAGTGAGGAGATGATGAGAGAATGTGGAGATGTGTCAAGGGCTCAGGAGGAgctaaggaaaaaacagaaaatgggtGGTTTTCATTGGATGCAAAGAGATGTACAGGATCCATTCGCCCCAAGGGGCCAACGGGgtgtgaggggagtgaggggcGGAGGTAGGGGCCAGAAAGACTTAGAAGATGTCCCATATGTTTAA